A stretch of DNA from Perca fluviatilis chromosome 15, GENO_Pfluv_1.0, whole genome shotgun sequence:
CAGGTGCGGCCGCTCTCTTCATGGATGGGAGGAAAAGCTCGACCAAAATTTTCAAGAAGGGTCACACAGTCCAACCCGGAGGCAAGGTTATCATCGGACAAGATCCGGATAGTTACTTGGGTTCATTGGATGCCAGCCAGAGTTTTGTTGGGGAGATCGGTGATATTAATATGTGGGACTCCGTCCTCTCAGACCGCATGATCGAAGACATGTTCTCTGGGAAGAGAGTACCAACAGGAAATGTTTTCGACTGGAAAACCACAGAGCTTAACATTAACGGGGAGGTGGTGGTTGTTAATACTCCGCAGTAGCTTTAAGGCTCACACACGACATGCTGGAATCATTTCAGAATTTCAAGTAAAGCAATATAAAGCTCTGCACATCCACATTACACCTGTATGACATACAATATATGAAGAGGACTTGTTGATCAAAATGCAGGTCTGTGCTCTGATGTAATGAAGATGTAAACTCATCTCTTACACTCAGTCCAATAAAAAACATATGATGACAATTCTGTTGTGGTggaatatattacaatattatcaTTAGGGCTGAGCGATTaatcaaatttatatttttcttaatTACAATTTTGGCTTCCAACAATAATGAAACCAAGGATAAACGATTACTGTGCTGCATGGAATATGTTGAATATAGTTtaccaaaatgttgaatatatttttaagaGTTTTCAGTAGGTTGTAGCAGTACACTTCAACATATTTGATCTAATTTATTGTGGTCTAATGTTGATATAtggtatttattattttgatatagtaaaaatatatttcagGAGTTTTCAGTAGTCCAattttgtttgtattatttatttaaatgtatatatttattttatttacatacattttaaattagtttttcagTTGAATTATATTTAAAATTCAAGAAGTCCAGTGtttaattttttgagttgattcttaacaaaaccccctttgttctttcacaaatatgtgctcattcatgtgcaattacttccaccaactaatctaagtattctcgtaagcgtatctgccatttagaatcattcagaatacatactaGCGAGTTgctcgaatgacggcagccatgtagtgcttccatctttaaaatacattagccaaagatgGACATACCTCTGCCTTTCGCGCTTTtaaactcagtggcaccgtgacgaatgccagggggagattattCGCCAgagaagcgaaaaagagaattaaaacgacaacgctacaggcaaagcaacaagaccagctggagtggctagaacagctgcgtgtaaacaatggaggcactaagagctaattttggGTTCGGCCACCATAGGAGTTGAAATGTGCTCGGAatgggaagggctagaaagtaatattcagttggttgtcatatacaatttcacaactagatgggagaaattcttacacaatgtagctttaaagttCAAGAAATCCAGTGTTTAAAAGACAAGTAAAAATTCAATGCAAGGTGCTTCTGAAGTCAATAagtaatcgtgatctcaatattgaccAAACCTAATAATGTGATTATTGCACTTCTTTAGTTGATACTTTTTCATAGTATGGCTTTAACTAGGGTTGcacaatattgacaaaatgtgatattgtgatatcgatattaattgtgatatttttaaacatatgtaaaattataaaagttacgggaaaagatttcttacaacacaaggtttatttcaacggtcatattggactggtacaacatgaataaataaataaggaccatgtctacagaacagggtctagttgtacagtataaaataaataaagagaacaggacacaacttttctttcgcttctctgattcattccgttttgttgtctctatttcttcacttacactgtcactctgtcgaaatatgcacacacgtgctacgctccatagggtttgtcacgtagtggaacCGTGGCGCGGAGCGCAACAACATGTGCGGGCACGGTAACTGTGAAACAATCAAATGATGATCATTATAGtgtttcaagcgggctctaaatcgaacacaactaagccacacagccaacggatgGGACGCAGTGCTCCACaaaatcaacaaaatatatgGCATACTTATcgcgacactttcgatatattgcgataacgatttTAAGTcaatatatcttgcacccctagatataatattgcgcaacgtgatatttCGATAACaatattgagtcaatatatcttgcacccctatTTTAACATCAGTAGATTAACCATTATCCTTGAAAACCAGAAGAAAGAATCTCATCTATAAAAGACAAGACTGTGCTACCAACCAGGTAAAGTGCAACTGCTCCTCCAAAAGCACCAGGCCAAATGAGTATGAAATGGTTTGTGCttatttaatttaacatttgTTTGGGAATATGCAGTACCACCATCTTTAAAAATCACTTTAAAGTAATAATGCTTAGAAGAATTACAAGTCCCCCATAGTAAGGTCAGAAAAGTACAGTCGTctaaatattaattatataccATCAGTGTTTGGAATAACGCCGCTTAAAAGAACGGCGTTAGGTAACGACgttatttttttcagtaacggggtaatctaactaattacttttcccgTCGTTACAACGCCGTTAACGTTACTGGACATTAAATGCGGTGCGTTACTATGCATTGATTGAATAAACTGTGTAATCCGAACGCACCCCTGGCTCGCAGCTAGTGAGGAGGTGGGTTAATAATGAGGTGGCTAAGGCAGAGTCATGTTTCATGGTAGCCAATAAGAGCCAGTGTTTTTATACACATGCCAGCacacgcgccacacacacacacacacacacacacacacacacacacacacacacacaaacaacagctAAACAGAGATTCGACGAAGCAGCAGAGATGGCAAGTCAGGAGCAATCTGATGAAAAGGTAGCATTTTAAAGGTGGAGATATAAGCACTACTTCAAATTGTGGTCAAAGGCAAGAACGTGcatgtaatgtgtacattatgtcCAGGAGCAAAGACTTTGTCGACTTCCATTGTAAGCAACTCACAACTCACAATTTAATAAAGCATCTCACAATGACATACGCATCTACAAAGCTAGTGGCCAAAAACACCGATACCTCCACCACAGATGATAGCTCGCCATCCACTAGCAAAGAAGGACTTGGAGCAAAGTTGACTTTTGTTGTGAACTAAACACTTGGAAGTACAGGTTGTTCACTTGACCAGTTGTCTCAGGTTGAGAGAGTTTGATTTAATTTCCTAGAGTTAAATGCACTTTATATGGTGTAACTGTTTACTTTTCTTACAAAGATAATACTTGAAGTGCAGGATAAACCTCTTGCGGTCTGTCAACGTGCAATAAATATCGAAAGTTATGTACAAACACCTGTCTGTTCTACTCATTTCAACTGACTTGtgaaaactgcaaaaaaatccaactttttgaacaagtagtgagtaactataactaattactttttaaagtaaCGTTCCCAACACTGTATACCATATGACAACTTGGATGTCGTGACAAACGATAAATAACAGTGTAGCAGTACACTGAGATAACTTGGAAGGACTTCAGCGCTCTCTTGTGGACTTTTAAGATATTATCTCCAACAGGAGAGCAGTTGTTTGTAGAAgttgcattcacacacacacacacaaaacacaaccacacacacacacacacacacacactctctcatggCTGCAGTGCTGTTTCCTCTGGGTCCTGACGCCCGTCAGGTTCAGAGGTTAGATAATTACACGTAGTTACAAACATTGCAGAACAGGGGGCGCTGAAGCCACATCTTTTTTGACATTGTTTTCAAGGAATAAACACAACGTTAATTCAACCATTACATCATGTTTATAACTACCACTATTCACTGATgtccaagtgttttttttttaagaggacTTGCAATTATGAGATacaaatttgtgtttttaatgtgtagTTAATGAATTTGAATTTGCCTGAACTTTCTGCCACAATTTGTCGACTACAGAATATGTTTATATAGCCTAGATGTAATTTGTTTTACCAAATGCAGTTTgtgttatgttaaaaaaaaaaaaaaaattttttttttataaaaaaaaaaaaaaaaatgtgtgtgtgtgtgtgtgtgtgtgtgtgtgtgtgtgtgtgtgtgtgtgtgtgtaatggatgtattaacagaactggatacagtgttcggcgggaagccccatacattccaatgagagtgctcaaaagcgcataaaGCAATCATGTAGCTCTTCCGCGTTGACTGCAAGCCCCCAGGAAGAACGCCATGTCTTaaagccaccatgggcttagcggataacggtggtactgcacgCCAttgcccagaaagacttttcacatagactttacatggcgaaagaaacttctatatttcagcggatcaTTTTTTTTGGGGTACATCACCTTACCAGCCGAAACActtaaagggtccttgtttaaaacgtttttaacatttttaacattcactagtagTCGAATCCTGAGTTATTAAACTAGGTatgatgaacgcgcataatcttctattaatacgtccatggtattatcttatgatacacctgagggatgtatgtatgctgtaaagcctgtaacgtgTATGTAACGTACATCATTAGcatttcccaaactggcggggctatcggctagtaGCTAACAGGGGTAgctagcatggatgtattagctaaGAGAACGGTAACACTATACCtaggtttacaccaaccactatgaaattgtcccggttaaacagttaaaatgctgacagctaaacggtgtaaaagtgtgactgtattgtagaggattccaacagcaacagtctgccgctaaagctatgagctaaaagacacaaagtagcactggtcactgctgatgtctgaaaaacaacacagactgaaaaaaggttgcgtttacttaaaactggtaaaactcgtggtgcattcatagttattgtaaaataccctttcctcatctgtttttgtcgttGTCCATCGTGACAACATGGGCCAGTCAACGCGGAAGATCCGAGCTCCATGTTTGCtttatgcgcttttgagcactctcattatTATCACaatatccagttctcttaatacatccatggttgacTGGCCTATGACGTCAAGATGGACATGCGCACCAgcaacagtttgtttgtgttgtcgtagcaACCGGTAGGAACATGCTTGTTTGTGAGCTTCTCTCTCGTGTCTCTAACAAGTATGcaaactcatgaactcgccgttttcacTGTCTAAAATattaacgttaaacattgtgttttcattgttcctgatcgtttacatgcttatttaaataaatgatggatgtatttagacaaccaaggagatttaatcattatgtcgtgctactagctagatactagctagcgctagctactaaGGTTAGCCTGCGGTTTCATGAACAGggctcatccacgttacaaactttacagcatacagccctcggatgtatcataagagagaaccaaggcgatgtaatcactatgtctgtagtaacgctATGTAGGCATATAGCTATGTATAGTATTACTGTTAATGTCCATGCTAGCTACCGCTGATGTTAGCTACTAGCCAATAGCCCCggcagtttgggaaacgctaatgacgttacatccacgttacaggctttacagcataggctacatacatccctcggatgtatcataagataatacGATGGACGTATTAatgtataataaataattaacgtgaattacaaccattagctatatccattattacagttaCAGGAcctcgggagaacagtcatgtgagcggGTGGGTGCAGTCCCGCgggtctgctcgcgtccattatatattaataactctggatttggctactagtgaatgttaaaaatgctaaaaatgtgacgttttaaacaaggaccctttaagTGGTCGGGCAGGTAAGTTGATGTACCCCAAAaaagtttctttcgccatgcaaagtctatgtgaaaagtcttactgggccatggggtgcagttcCACCCTTAGCCGCTAAGCCCATGCtggctttaaaggtgctctatatgtgacacgttttttaggctacaacattttttgtcacatacagcaaacatctaaCTAtacgctagctgcctgtcccctgaacacactgtaaaaaaatgtggTCTGgtcagccaataaccgacaagaaggagttggttgagtcatgaacgcacattgtggaagtagcctacgtgctaacgctgctgcagtgatggctcaaccggctccttcttgtcggttattggctggaacacttgttgtttgttatgtttcgtggggcaggttggtgcagtttgtttttgttgccatttgtggAGCCTGACCTGTCTTCAGAGAgcgtgtttttttacagtgtgttcaggggacaggcagctagcggatggtgaggagatgtttgctgtatgtgacgaaaaatgttgtagcctaaaaaacgcgtcacatcacttagagcacttTTAAGACATggcgctcttcctgggggcttggtgtgtgtgtgtgttgtgtatcacAGGGAGGGAGTAAAGGAACAAATTTGACAACTCAAGTTGCATGCTGTAACAAtattattgaaatattttcatGGCAAGTTTTACAAATcacgtaatttttttttaaacagctaACAGATCCAGATGGTTCCGCACTGCTCACATGTGTGAGTTTGGTCTCCAGTATATAGGTTCTGATGATTCTTTAAAGTTCCAGATTGTGTCAAACTCTTACACTGCTCACAGGTgtatggcttctctccagtgtggatCCGCTGATGTGTCTTTAAATTTCCAGAGGTCCTGAAACTCCGCCCACACTGCTCACAGGTGTAGGGCTTCTCTCCAGTATGAGTCAGCTGATGATACTTTAAAGTTTCAGAGTGTCTGAAACTCTTACCGCACTGCTCACAGGTGTAGGTCTTCTCTCCAGTATGAGTCCgctgatgaatctttaaatgtCCAGAGTGTCTGAAACTCTTACCGCACTGCTCACAGGTGTAGGGCTTCTCTCCAGTATGAGTCCGCTGATGAATCTTTAAAGTTCCAGAGTGTCTGAAACTCTTACCGCACTGCTCACAGGTGTAGGGCTTCTCTCCAGTATGAGTCAgctgatgaatctttaaatgtCCAGAGTGTCTGAAACTCCTCCCGCACTGCTCACAGGTGTGAGGCCTTTCTCCAGCGGGGATATGGTTATGACACAGGTGCTTTGAGAAATACCAGTCACAGCGGTGTGGTTTCTTCACCGTTTTGGTTAGCTGATGTGGATCCATTTGCCCTCCCATTAAACTCTCCACCTCCTCACCATATGGTCCTTCTGGATTTGTCACTGTCTGTTTCTATGAAGCAAAATTATtcagacaggaaaaaaagatagaaagagTGTAAGAGAATAATATTTGTGGAGATCACAAACACTACAGAGAGAGGTGCACTGATACATGAAAAATGTGGATGACATTTCCATTGCCAAGTGACTAAAGTGACTAAATAGGTTTAAAACACCACAACAGTGCAGTACTGCTCTTATACTATCTCCACTGAAGAAAGGAACAAAGCCACACTGTTTTTAAGTCACGCTGAATGTTATAAAGTGTGTttgtaccatagactgtataatattaacagtctatggtttgtaCACAGTTTAGTCAGGTATGTTTCATCCAGTCAGTTAACCAGAGCAAcactgttgctatggttacGATATCATCATTGTCACTGAACATGGAAACAGGAATCTATAAGTTCATGTTATGGCCATCAGTTTTCATGATTTCAACTTGTCTGTAAATTTGGCGTGGCAGATGGGTCTAAtactgcgttccaggcaacccgtaacttGTGTTTTCACAACGTTTTACCCGTGAAAGAgtcctggaacggcagtcaaacccgtaacttactacccgtgaactcgtaccagatcgttgtactcccagttacagtttttgacatcacacacacacacaaacaacaatggCGTTTGTGTGTACAGAACCcccgttgatgctgtacagacgccgtttattaacagtgataagtagaaataaatagacataaataggcaacacctagatagctaacgtcaactagctaacgtcaacgttaggtagccgctagctaacgctagctagaagggtttgtggtgactttgcctggaacgctaccaagtcgtgagtcgtgacttgaagttgtaacttacgggctaaaaactgtgtctggaacgcagcataaatACTGCAATACCTCAGAGCCTCTGCCGCCGTTGTCATGGAGAAGCTAGTCAGAGGTGCGAATCAGAGCGGTAGTAAACTCAAAACAGTAAGTTACAGTAACAGTTAGAGTTGGGAACAAAAGAAGCTTGGTGAGCTCTGTGATTGGATCTTTCTTCTCGAAATGCACCCTGGGAGTCATAGTTTACACATGCTTGTACTTTCCACTTTTTCTCAAAGAACCAGGTATTTTGTAACGCAGCTCTAGATCTTTTCTACTAAGGAGTTAGCATTAACAGGGAGAGTTTCATGCTGATATAAGCCGTAGAAGGGCTCCAACGGTGAGTCAGGTAACATTGTCCATGGGAAAAAAGAATGGGactttaactttatttaaataaaaacaagtctTGATTGTGGTCCTACCTCAGCAGATGAGCACAACATTGCGCTGTTGGTGTTTGTCTTCTCTTCTAAAAGATGGTCCTCCATCTGTGAATCAACAGATGTGTGTAAAGTCATTCAAATGAGCTCCACCTTTAGCTacaatattaaagtgatggacACATTACTgcaatgcatcaataattataatccagtaacataatatattaatctatagtattgctacttttacaaGATCTGAGTACTCCTTCCACCACTGTggaaaacatgaataaaaaagaaagataatCCAGTCAGACACGTGCCACTTTGAAAAATAACTGCACTGACTGCACTTTAAGAATGAATTATAAATATTAGCTggtaaaaattataaaaacattaaGTATGGGTATGCCATACAGTCAAAATGCTATTTTGTATTCAAAAGTGTGCTTCACAACACACGGTCTTTACTTTTGCAGAGGGAGAAGTACTTCTACTTCCCAAGAACAGACTATGAAAGTTATCTTAAATACCAAAATGTTTTACACTATTTACAGTGTAACATTAAAGACCGAACTATACAACAGCTGCACAAAGCTCGTCTGTTCTTACCGTTTCTGTGCTGATGGAGTTTAACAGACTCCTGCAGCTGATGGCCGTCTTCTCTTCACGGAACTCAAAGTTGCACATTTGACAGATGCAGAAATGTGTCATAGAAACCGCGAATGAATCTGatccaaaatgtttaaaaataaataaaaaaaaataaaaatttcaaaaataaacacCAAACCATGAAGCAGTCCACCCACTAAGGAGCATCAGTTAACTGAAACAAATCTCTGAAAAGAAGTAacacaattttgaaaaaaagtattgttcatCATGGAACTTGTCAGTTTAGGCTGTATCTTCTTGCATGGACAGTCAAATGTAATGAAATAATCAGaatcttatttattattaagtAACTTGCAAGGGATTTGCCTTGGTGTATTTGGTGCATGCAGTGAACATGATAAAAAGGGAATAAACAAGAAGACAAAGTACTGCTACAGTGATAAacatatataggcctacagaagagatactgtataatatgcacaatataactgttttagaaagggaaagaaggaaggctGTACAGTTTCCACACTGGCACTTTAACTGGATTGTAGAGCTCAattcctttcctttttctttttttttagctacctgataatatttttaatattttattttatgttttgtcaACGTCAGATGTTGGATTGTCATTGTGATTTCTGCAGTATTGTTAACAAGTGCACTTAATGAATGACCAcatgaatttccccttgtgggataaTAAAGTTGACCTTGACTTTGACCGTGACCTTACTGTAGTGCAGGGTGTGCAAAATattgataataataacaacaacaacaacaacaacaacaatacattttatttataatgccCTTTTCATCAAAAGAtctcaaagaaacaaaaaagatgagcagtttaaaataaaagaatacaacaaagaaaaaacaaaacatctaaAAAGGGACCAAAAGCTTTGCTAAAAAGAATTTTTGGTGGATTGAGGTGCCCTCAAGATGTCAGGGAGGGCATTCCACAGATGTGGGGCAGCAGGACAAAAGGCCCTATCTCCCATTGTCCTGAGTCTGGTTCTGGGTATGTGGAGGAGGTTTGAGTGAGTGGAGCGGAGggagtgtgttgtgttttgtgggtTGATAAGTTCTTGATGGGAGAGCCAGTGGAGTGAGTGGAGAATGGGGGTAATGTGCTCATGTTTCAGCACTCTC
This window harbors:
- the LOC120573966 gene encoding gastrula zinc finger protein xLCGF3.1-like, encoding MCNFEFREEKTAISCRSLLNSISTETMEDHLLEEKTNTNSAMLCSSAEKQTVTNPEGPYGEEVESLMGGQMDPHQLTKTVKKPHRCDWYFSKHLCHNHIPAGERPHTCEQCGRSFRHSGHLKIHQLTHTGEKPYTCEQCGKSFRHSGTLKIHQRTHTGEKPYTCEQCGKSFRHSGHLKIHQRTHTGEKTYTCEQCGKSFRHSETLKYHQLTHTGEKPYTCEQCGRSFRTSGNLKTHQRIHTGEKPYTCEQCKSLTQSGTLKNHQNLYTGDQTHTCEQCGTIWIC